In Streptomyces sp. 840.1, one DNA window encodes the following:
- a CDS encoding ABC transporter ATP-binding protein yields the protein MTRTFGDVIALDGVDLEVGRGRIHGLAGPNGAGKTTLLGLLLGLGVADGGTLDILGTTVGRALAPPEGVAGFVDGPGLYPSLTARQNLAALAALHGRDARTPRIDDVLDQVGLTDVADDRTRGFSLGMRQRLGLAAALLTEPRLLILDEPANGLDPAGARHVHRVLTRLAAGGTAVVMSSHRMDDLEALCSDVTILATGRVLFSGPLSDLAAPHRELDYRLLASPAEAARGIAADTPGVHVVDAAQPRPGRAALVVRALPPALDTLVSRLVTAGIALRELTPVVSPLESAFLALTGQRAAGPDDEPDGRAHVEPAGTRRDGHGPEHTPSLETAR from the coding sequence ATCACCAGGACCTTCGGCGACGTCATCGCGCTCGACGGGGTGGACCTGGAGGTGGGGCGGGGCCGGATCCACGGCCTTGCCGGGCCGAACGGCGCCGGCAAGACGACACTGCTGGGCCTGCTCCTCGGCCTGGGCGTCGCGGACGGCGGCACCCTGGACATCCTCGGAACGACCGTCGGACGGGCTCTCGCACCGCCCGAGGGCGTCGCCGGATTCGTGGACGGCCCCGGCCTGTACCCCTCGCTCACCGCCCGCCAGAACCTCGCGGCGCTCGCCGCGCTGCACGGCCGCGACGCGCGCACGCCCAGGATCGACGACGTACTCGACCAGGTCGGCCTCACCGACGTCGCCGACGACCGCACCCGCGGCTTCTCGCTCGGCATGCGCCAGCGCCTCGGTCTCGCCGCCGCGCTGCTCACCGAGCCCCGGCTGCTGATCCTCGACGAACCCGCGAACGGCCTGGACCCGGCGGGCGCCCGCCACGTGCACCGCGTCCTGACCCGGCTCGCGGCGGGCGGCACCGCCGTCGTCATGTCCAGCCATCGCATGGACGACCTGGAAGCGCTCTGCTCCGACGTCACCATCCTCGCCACGGGCCGGGTCCTGTTCTCCGGACCGCTGAGCGACCTGGCCGCCCCGCACCGGGAACTCGACTACCGGCTGCTGGCCTCGCCCGCCGAGGCGGCGCGCGGGATCGCCGCCGACACCCCCGGCGTGCACGTCGTGGACGCCGCGCAGCCGCGCCCCGGCCGTGCCGCGCTCGTCGTGCGCGCGCTCCCGCCCGCGCTCGACACCCTGGTCAGCCGACTGGTGACAGCGGGCATCGCACTGCGCGAACTGACCCCGGTGGTCTCGCCGTTGGAGTCGGCGTTCCTCGCGCTCACCGGGCAACGGGCCGCCGGGCCAGACGACGAGCCGGACGGGCGGGCACACGTCGAGCCGGCCGGCACGCGCCGGGACGGGCACGGCCCGGAGCACACCCCCTCCCTGGAGACCGCGCGATGA
- the eccE gene encoding type VII secretion protein EccE produces MSSATTAVMSVHPKPGRIGGVRLHQVVLMEVAGALMLIAWVTNRVMLVPMGLVAAVLVLLAVVRRRGRPVVEWLNAVMALRGRLRAARQPWSADGLDPALAPVVECDAALRTYTYTDRQRERSIGMVGDGTFLTALLLVQPRDEPLRSARDARPLELGLLHDALEVDDIRLESVQVVQHTQPAPGPHLPEQAAAARSYAPLQAQAGTPAIRLTWIALKLAPELCPEAVRARGGGIGGAQRALLRATDQLASRLTGAGFDASVMTEAQVTSALATSAGVSPQASALAVRADAPLRRTTESTRAWRCDDRWHTTYWVGRWPHLGAGAAPTAQLVALLTSMPALASTFSLAVSRGTGGAPAVSGHVRLTARGSNELVSVRRQLERAARGVKVSLVRLDREQLPGVLATLPLGGTR; encoded by the coding sequence ATGAGCAGCGCGACGACCGCAGTGATGAGCGTGCACCCGAAGCCAGGACGCATCGGTGGGGTTCGGCTGCACCAGGTGGTGTTGATGGAGGTCGCCGGCGCGCTGATGCTGATCGCGTGGGTGACGAACAGGGTCATGCTGGTGCCGATGGGCCTGGTCGCGGCGGTGCTGGTGCTACTGGCGGTCGTGCGGCGGCGGGGACGCCCGGTGGTGGAGTGGCTCAACGCGGTCATGGCGCTGCGCGGGCGGCTGCGCGCCGCCCGGCAGCCATGGTCCGCGGACGGGCTGGACCCGGCGCTCGCGCCGGTCGTCGAGTGCGACGCGGCGCTGCGGACCTACACCTACACCGACCGGCAGCGTGAGCGCTCCATCGGGATGGTGGGCGACGGGACGTTCCTGACGGCGCTGCTGCTCGTGCAGCCGCGCGACGAACCGCTGCGGTCGGCGCGGGACGCCCGGCCGCTGGAGCTCGGTCTGCTGCACGACGCACTCGAGGTGGACGACATCCGGCTGGAGTCGGTGCAGGTCGTCCAGCACACGCAGCCCGCGCCCGGACCGCATCTGCCGGAGCAGGCCGCGGCGGCCCGTTCGTACGCGCCGCTCCAGGCCCAGGCCGGCACCCCCGCGATCCGGCTGACGTGGATCGCGCTGAAGCTCGCCCCCGAGCTGTGCCCGGAGGCGGTACGCGCCCGCGGTGGCGGGATCGGCGGAGCGCAGCGGGCGCTGCTGCGCGCCACGGACCAGCTGGCGAGCCGGCTGACCGGGGCGGGGTTCGACGCGTCGGTCATGACCGAGGCGCAGGTGACATCCGCGCTCGCGACGTCGGCCGGGGTGAGCCCGCAGGCCAGTGCGCTGGCGGTGCGGGCGGACGCCCCGCTGCGGCGCACCACGGAGTCCACCCGCGCCTGGCGCTGCGACGACCGCTGGCACACCACGTACTGGGTCGGCCGCTGGCCGCACCTGGGCGCGGGTGCGGCGCCCACGGCGCAGCTGGTGGCGCTGCTCACCTCGATGCCGGCGCTGGCCAGCACGTTCAGCCTGGCGGTGTCGCGCGGGACCGGTGGCGCTCCGGCCGTCAGCGGACACGTCCGGCTCACGGCGCGCGGCAGTAACGAACTCGTTTCGGTAAGGCGGCAGTTGGAGCGTGCCGCGCGAGGCGTGAAGGTCAGCCTCGTACGGCTGGACCGCGAGCAGCTGCCCGGTGTGCTGGCCACCCTGCCCCTCGGAGGTACCCGTTGA
- the eccB gene encoding type VII secretion protein EccB: MASRRDELNAYTFAKKRLVAAFLQPSAAGTDEAAPRPLRALVPGVVVGALLLAGFGAWGIFKPKVPEGWDKPGAHVIVGSESTTRYVVLETKGVKRLHPVLNFSSAKLLLDPGASSVLQVKESELDSGKLQRGPMLGIPYAPDRLPSEEDAGRNKLWVVCEQPGAGSGGAVQKAVFLLADRDAEKVGGKKQLHGGQALYVEADGANGTRYLVDADGTQHVIGTTGGDKPSARDEVLRRSLFSEGARPQKVTKDWLGTLHAGAPIDFPKLPGKAGAPAGVSGLDPRLNKVGTVLKAVAGNGMQQYVVLPGSVAPVSDLVARLLLTSPEAAVLGQKAQATEVGPQSFTSSPDEFYAKYGWPRSVPTQANDTASPTGTVCNVLHGVTRTGVPKLTTWAGSGYPVRFLDGATSAYVTPGSGVLYRQFNGASPTTGSLFLVTDTGLRYAVQTNNDSSADPSKIGATGKPTTPEEQAAQVNQAQTRLGYANVKPLPVPDNWSNLLPKGPRLDTNSAKQPQSS, translated from the coding sequence ATGGCATCACGGCGGGACGAACTCAACGCCTACACCTTCGCGAAGAAGCGGCTGGTCGCCGCCTTTCTGCAGCCCTCCGCAGCCGGTACGGACGAGGCGGCGCCGCGCCCGCTGCGCGCGCTGGTGCCGGGAGTGGTGGTGGGCGCCCTGCTGCTCGCGGGCTTCGGGGCCTGGGGGATCTTCAAGCCCAAGGTGCCCGAGGGCTGGGACAAGCCCGGTGCCCATGTCATCGTCGGCAGTGAGTCGACGACGCGCTACGTCGTCCTGGAGACCAAGGGCGTCAAGCGCCTGCACCCGGTGCTGAACTTCTCCTCCGCGAAGCTCCTCCTGGACCCGGGCGCCTCCTCGGTGCTCCAGGTGAAGGAGTCCGAGCTGGACAGCGGGAAGCTGCAGCGCGGTCCGATGCTCGGCATACCGTACGCACCCGACCGGCTGCCCAGCGAGGAGGACGCCGGCCGCAACAAGCTGTGGGTCGTCTGCGAGCAGCCCGGCGCCGGGTCCGGCGGGGCCGTGCAGAAGGCGGTCTTCCTGCTCGCCGACCGCGACGCGGAGAAGGTCGGCGGCAAGAAGCAGCTCCACGGCGGCCAGGCCCTCTACGTCGAGGCGGACGGCGCCAACGGCACCAGGTACCTGGTGGACGCGGACGGCACCCAGCACGTCATCGGGACCACCGGCGGCGACAAGCCCTCCGCCCGCGACGAGGTGCTGCGCCGCTCGCTGTTCAGCGAGGGCGCCCGGCCCCAGAAGGTCACCAAGGACTGGCTCGGCACCCTGCACGCCGGCGCCCCCATCGACTTCCCGAAGCTGCCCGGCAAGGCCGGCGCCCCGGCCGGCGTCAGCGGCCTGGACCCCCGCCTGAACAAGGTGGGCACGGTGCTCAAGGCCGTGGCCGGCAACGGCATGCAGCAGTACGTCGTCCTGCCGGGCTCGGTCGCGCCCGTGTCCGACCTCGTCGCCAGGCTCCTCCTGACGAGCCCGGAGGCGGCGGTGCTGGGCCAGAAGGCGCAGGCCACCGAGGTGGGGCCGCAGTCCTTCACCTCGTCCCCGGACGAGTTCTACGCGAAGTACGGCTGGCCGAGGAGCGTCCCGACGCAGGCCAACGACACCGCCTCCCCGACCGGAACCGTCTGCAACGTGCTGCACGGTGTCACCCGGACAGGCGTCCCGAAACTGACGACCTGGGCCGGTTCCGGATACCCGGTCCGCTTCCTGGACGGGGCCACCAGCGCGTACGTCACGCCGGGCAGCGGTGTGCTGTACCGGCAGTTCAACGGTGCGTCCCCCACCACCGGCTCACTCTTCCTGGTGACGGACACCGGGCTGCGTTACGCCGTACAGACGAACAACGACAGCAGCGCGGACCCCTCGAAGATCGGTGCCACCGGCAAGCCCACGACGCCGGAGGAACAGGCCGCCCAGGTCAACCAGGCCCAGACCAGGCTCGGCTACGCGAACGTCAAGCCGCTGCCGGTGCCGGACAACTGGTCCAACCTCCTGCCCAAGGGGCCACGGCTCGACACGAACAGTGCCAAACAGCCGCAGAGTTCCTGA
- the mycP gene encoding type VII secretion-associated serine protease mycosin, giving the protein MKKQIQGRPWALQRLVFDQLWQDTKGKGVRVAVIDTGVDDTNPQLTSAVDRAAGTDLLPPPKDGSQDPAAKGKGKGKPSGGDGTVDPIGHGTKVAGIIAARPRAGTGFVGLAPEATIIPIRQNDDKSTGTATTMAAAIRHAIAKKAQVINISQDTAKPLRADSDLELAVREALNRDIVVVASAGNDGLAGNVKVTYPAAYKGVLAVAASDRNDERAPFSQTGDFVGVAAPGVDMVSTVPKGGQCVDNGTSFSAPYVAGVAALLRAKHPGWKQYQVVAQIEQTAERAVNGRDEFVGWGVVDPVRALNDDEHPLNAPTPDRAVSNGPAGPEPIALQMGETRKERISRISIYVLATTGLLVAVIAGVAIVLRDRRSRVIR; this is encoded by the coding sequence ATGAAGAAGCAGATCCAGGGCCGCCCCTGGGCGCTCCAGCGGCTGGTCTTCGACCAGCTCTGGCAGGACACCAAGGGCAAGGGCGTCCGGGTCGCGGTGATCGACACCGGTGTCGACGACACGAATCCGCAGCTGACGTCCGCCGTCGACCGCGCGGCCGGGACCGATCTGCTGCCGCCGCCCAAGGACGGCTCCCAGGACCCGGCCGCGAAGGGCAAGGGCAAGGGCAAGCCGAGCGGTGGTGACGGGACCGTCGATCCCATCGGCCACGGCACCAAGGTCGCCGGCATCATCGCGGCCCGCCCGCGCGCGGGCACGGGCTTCGTCGGTCTCGCCCCGGAAGCGACGATCATCCCCATCCGGCAGAACGACGACAAGAGCACCGGCACCGCGACGACGATGGCCGCGGCCATCCGGCACGCCATCGCGAAGAAGGCCCAGGTCATCAACATCTCCCAGGACACCGCCAAGCCCCTGCGGGCGGACTCGGACCTGGAGCTCGCGGTACGCGAGGCCCTGAACAGGGACATCGTCGTGGTCGCGTCCGCCGGCAACGACGGCCTCGCCGGAAACGTCAAGGTGACGTACCCGGCGGCCTACAAGGGCGTCCTGGCGGTGGCCGCCTCGGACCGCAACGACGAGCGGGCGCCGTTCTCCCAGACCGGCGACTTCGTCGGGGTGGCGGCGCCGGGCGTCGACATGGTGTCCACCGTCCCCAAGGGCGGCCAGTGCGTCGACAACGGCACGAGCTTCTCGGCCCCGTACGTCGCCGGGGTCGCCGCGCTCCTGCGGGCCAAGCACCCGGGCTGGAAGCAGTACCAGGTGGTGGCCCAGATCGAGCAGACGGCGGAACGCGCGGTCAACGGCCGGGACGAGTTCGTCGGGTGGGGAGTGGTCGACCCGGTGCGCGCCCTCAACGACGACGAACATCCCCTGAACGCCCCGACCCCGGACCGGGCGGTGTCAAATGGTCCCGCCGGCCCGGAACCAATCGCGCTCCAGATGGGTGAAACAAGGAAGGAGCGGATCTCCCGGATCTCGATCTACGTGTTGGCTACCACGGGTCTACTCGTGGCAGTGATCGCGGGCGTCGCGATCGTGTTGCGTGACCGTCGCAGCCGAGTAATTAGGTGA
- a CDS encoding WXG100 family type VII secretion target, which translates to MSDKLKHSADQIDSLIRELGHMHDTLQGRITHLNGVIDAVEGHWKGVAANAYNGLQTQVNLDVRDLKDLLDFTQEAVRMSKDGFDAEEVEQLNKFKGVDGVGNTGSNGVLDRFQVS; encoded by the coding sequence ATGTCAGACAAGCTCAAGCACTCAGCTGATCAAATTGACAGTCTCATCCGCGAACTCGGCCACATGCACGACACGCTCCAGGGCAGGATCACTCACCTCAACGGGGTCATCGACGCCGTGGAGGGCCACTGGAAGGGTGTCGCGGCCAACGCGTACAACGGCCTCCAGACGCAGGTCAACCTCGATGTGCGCGACCTGAAGGACCTCCTCGACTTCACCCAGGAGGCCGTCCGGATGAGCAAGGACGGCTTCGACGCGGAGGAAGTGGAGCAGCTCAACAAGTTCAAGGGCGTCGACGGCGTCGGCAACACGGGCAGCAACGGGGTCCTGGACCGCTTCCAGGTCTCCTAG
- a CDS encoding WXG100 family type VII secretion target yields the protein MEITYSGVVEASNQVKSTANTIKGQLDDLNTKVKAVVATWDGETQRAFYDRHRGWDVKVNHMHETLLSISTRLMEATEGYRANDLAQSRRFQG from the coding sequence ATGGAGATTACGTACTCAGGGGTTGTAGAAGCCTCGAACCAGGTCAAGTCGACCGCCAACACCATCAAGGGTCAGCTCGACGACCTGAACACCAAGGTCAAGGCAGTCGTCGCCACCTGGGACGGTGAGACGCAGCGCGCGTTCTACGACCGTCACCGCGGTTGGGACGTCAAGGTCAACCACATGCACGAGACGCTGCTGTCGATTTCGACGAGGCTCATGGAAGCCACCGAGGGCTACCGGGCGAACGACCTGGCCCAGTCCCGGCGCTTCCAGGGCTGA
- a CDS encoding WXG100 family type VII secretion target, with translation MGEKLPPLNACYNTSNFENASYQEMLNMVTGVNATAIMARGTALVDAQTEIEKIGTELKEHVGRTTGWKGAGGDAFREWGDDLAKETLKLADYAGTAGTSLQTAGQALSEVAKVVQGHPDAVAMCYADEAKEKARIKAVETARNEAIPQMNKLASYYLMAQQSISSQEEPNFKPLPDAALPKSPYDNEKTSYGSPGSNSGNTDSVTGSQTGNASSADRHYSTVDPDGVSPSSPDGTPVTHTPQHVSAVPGAPDNTGTNIDTVTMPQTPTHTNVPPTPGLPPQGPNGGGYQTTPPPVVMPTRPGPLGPGGGPGRYGPGGKGDVGHVRPPTINPDRGGVPPTGNPSRGGWEANRPPMGTPGRGGVDGVRPPMNTRSDTGIHGGTPAQGGRGGVGPARGTARGTVIGGEKPTSQGMMQGRSGGVSGISGGRPAGRSGAPGMGGGSPRLVNEPGGTVRAPRGAESGAGREFTPGGTGLVRESPRSGGTMGSMGGAMGGSQAKRRRPQRRDGEIPDYLAEDEETWGAGDDGVVPPVID, from the coding sequence ATGGGCGAGAAGCTGCCACCACTCAACGCCTGCTACAACACCAGCAACTTCGAGAACGCGTCGTACCAGGAAATGCTCAACATGGTCACCGGCGTCAACGCCACGGCGATCATGGCTCGGGGCACCGCCCTCGTCGACGCGCAGACCGAGATCGAGAAGATCGGCACCGAGCTCAAGGAGCACGTCGGTCGTACCACCGGCTGGAAGGGTGCGGGCGGTGACGCCTTCCGCGAGTGGGGCGACGATCTGGCCAAGGAGACCCTGAAACTGGCCGACTACGCGGGCACCGCGGGCACCTCGCTGCAGACGGCCGGCCAGGCCCTCAGTGAGGTGGCCAAGGTCGTTCAGGGGCACCCTGACGCCGTGGCGATGTGCTACGCGGACGAGGCGAAGGAAAAGGCCCGGATCAAGGCCGTCGAGACGGCGCGGAACGAAGCCATTCCGCAGATGAACAAGCTCGCCTCGTACTACCTGATGGCCCAGCAGTCGATCTCCTCGCAGGAGGAGCCGAACTTCAAGCCGTTGCCGGATGCGGCGCTGCCGAAGAGCCCGTACGACAATGAGAAAACGAGCTACGGCTCTCCTGGAAGTAATTCCGGCAATACGGACTCGGTAACAGGTTCGCAGACCGGTAATGCGTCGAGCGCCGACCGCCATTACTCCACCGTGGACCCTGATGGTGTCAGCCCGTCCTCCCCGGACGGCACACCCGTCACCCACACGCCGCAGCACGTCTCTGCGGTACCGGGGGCTCCGGACAACACGGGGACGAACATCGACACGGTGACGATGCCGCAGACCCCGACGCACACCAACGTTCCGCCCACGCCCGGACTGCCCCCGCAGGGCCCGAACGGCGGCGGGTACCAGACGACTCCTCCGCCCGTGGTGATGCCCACGCGCCCGGGACCGCTCGGTCCGGGTGGCGGTCCCGGGCGTTACGGGCCGGGCGGAAAGGGTGACGTCGGACATGTCCGGCCCCCGACGATCAACCCCGACAGGGGCGGTGTGCCTCCGACGGGCAACCCCTCCAGGGGTGGCTGGGAAGCCAACAGGCCTCCTATGGGCACTCCCGGCCGGGGCGGCGTCGATGGAGTCCGTCCGCCCATGAACACCCGGTCTGACACCGGCATCCACGGCGGTACGCCGGCTCAGGGCGGCCGGGGCGGGGTGGGCCCTGCCCGGGGCACCGCGCGCGGAACGGTCATCGGCGGAGAGAAGCCGACCAGCCAGGGAATGATGCAGGGCCGCTCCGGTGGGGTCTCCGGAATCTCCGGTGGGCGGCCCGCCGGGAGGTCCGGTGCGCCGGGCATGGGCGGTGGCTCGCCGCGCCTGGTCAATGAGCCGGGTGGCACGGTGCGGGCGCCTCGCGGCGCGGAGTCGGGGGCGGGACGCGAGTTCACCCCGGGCGGCACCGGGCTTGTCCGTGAGTCGCCGCGATCGGGCGGGACGATGGGCTCGATGGGTGGCGCAATGGGCGGGTCCCAGGCCAAACGACGACGTCCTCAGCGGCGTGACGGGGAGATCCCGGACTATCTTGCCGAGGACGAAGAGACCTGGGGCGCGGGGGACGACGGTGTTGTTCCTCCCGTGATCGACTAG
- a CDS encoding S8 family serine peptidase, whose amino-acid sequence MRSTVRWHRRRASVVVSALGSLLLLGGAIAPAASADTMRDREWYLDRMQAEEMWKVSTGKGVTVAVLDTGVIPSVSELTGGKVLPGKNFVDPKLGAHIDVDGHGTAMAMLIAGNGVNGQGVKGLAPDARILPLTVFGSTKESGTNSVPAVIAAIRYAADSEAKIINMSLGFEDFALEGGEKGQIQEAVDYAVGRGKLLLAATGNRGDKDNGVSYPSGNLGVAGIGAVDKTSSVTKFSVSGPQVALAAPGDEIPILCGGDMPGYCKSNGTSQATAIASASAALIWSKHPSWTGNQVLRVLMNTAGKPTKGKIPSRYIGYGTVRPRLAVLGDPGDPGPADVNPLVAARTPKKSPSPSASASEAGGSGSSNASKQPASSAASDTSEDGKGGGAIVWIIVGAGVAVVVGAVFVLRRRAAGLRR is encoded by the coding sequence ATGAGGTCAACGGTCAGGTGGCACCGCAGGCGTGCGTCGGTGGTGGTGTCAGCGCTGGGTTCCCTGCTCCTCCTCGGCGGCGCCATCGCCCCGGCCGCGTCCGCGGACACCATGCGCGACCGCGAGTGGTATCTGGACCGGATGCAGGCCGAGGAGATGTGGAAAGTCAGCACCGGTAAAGGGGTCACTGTCGCTGTACTCGATACCGGTGTGATTCCTTCCGTTTCCGAACTGACGGGAGGAAAAGTCCTCCCGGGTAAGAACTTCGTCGATCCGAAACTGGGTGCGCATATCGACGTGGACGGGCACGGCACCGCCATGGCGATGCTCATTGCCGGGAACGGAGTGAACGGTCAGGGCGTGAAGGGCCTCGCGCCGGACGCGCGCATTCTCCCTCTGACCGTTTTCGGGTCCACTAAGGAATCGGGCACCAACAGCGTTCCTGCTGTCATCGCAGCCATCCGATATGCTGCCGATAGCGAAGCAAAGATCATCAACATGTCCTTGGGCTTCGAGGACTTCGCTCTCGAGGGGGGCGAGAAGGGTCAGATCCAAGAGGCAGTGGATTACGCCGTGGGGCGTGGGAAGCTGCTTCTGGCAGCGACCGGCAACAGAGGCGACAAGGACAACGGCGTCTCGTACCCCTCGGGAAACCTTGGCGTAGCCGGCATCGGGGCCGTCGACAAGACATCCTCGGTAACGAAGTTCTCGGTGTCGGGGCCTCAGGTGGCGCTTGCTGCTCCAGGTGACGAAATCCCGATCCTCTGTGGCGGTGACATGCCCGGGTACTGCAAGAGCAACGGCACCAGCCAGGCAACCGCCATCGCCTCCGCCTCCGCCGCCCTCATCTGGTCCAAGCACCCCTCCTGGACCGGCAACCAGGTCCTCCGCGTCCTGATGAACACCGCGGGCAAGCCGACCAAGGGCAAGATCCCCAGCCGCTACATCGGCTACGGCACGGTCCGCCCCCGGCTGGCCGTCCTCGGGGACCCCGGAGACCCGGGCCCCGCAGACGTGAACCCTCTGGTGGCCGCCCGGACCCCCAAGAAGTCCCCGTCGCCCTCGGCGTCTGCGTCGGAAGCCGGGGGTTCCGGCTCCTCGAACGCCTCGAAGCAGCCGGCATCCTCCGCCGCCTCGGACACCTCGGAGGACGGCAAGGGCGGTGGCGCGATCGTCTGGATCATCGTCGGAGCCGGCGTGGCCGTCGTTGTGGGCGCGGTGTTTGTGTTGCGCCGGAGAGCCGCCGGCCTCCGGCGCTGA
- a CDS encoding SDR family NAD(P)-dependent oxidoreductase: MSVRLAGKTALVTGATSNLGRAIAEAFAAEGAYVVVSGRSAERGAEVVDGIRARGGRAEFVRADLDGSADASQALAREATRVLGGRIDVLVNNAGIYPRNTTVTVDEKTFDQVYGVNVKAPFFLTAAVAPAMAEAGGGVIVNLGSWIARLGIPGALYSSTKGAMETLTRAWAAEFGPQGVRVNAISPGVVQTPAPGETHPGEIMMKGTPSGEMGTPEAIANAAVYLASDESSFVHGTVLDVDGGRTTVAVIAG; encoded by the coding sequence ATGTCTGTGCGGCTTGCGGGTAAGACCGCCCTTGTCACCGGAGCGACCAGCAACCTCGGGCGGGCCATCGCGGAGGCCTTCGCCGCCGAGGGGGCGTACGTCGTCGTCTCGGGCCGCAGCGCCGAGCGCGGCGCGGAGGTCGTCGACGGGATTCGTGCGCGCGGTGGCCGCGCGGAGTTCGTGCGGGCCGACCTGGACGGCAGCGCCGACGCCTCGCAGGCGCTCGCCCGGGAGGCCACGCGGGTGCTCGGCGGGCGCATCGATGTCCTGGTCAACAACGCCGGCATCTACCCCCGCAACACCACGGTCACCGTTGACGAGAAGACCTTCGACCAGGTCTACGGAGTCAACGTGAAGGCCCCGTTCTTCCTGACCGCCGCTGTCGCGCCCGCCATGGCGGAGGCCGGGGGCGGGGTCATCGTCAACCTGGGTTCCTGGATCGCGCGGCTTGGCATCCCCGGCGCCCTGTACAGCTCCACCAAGGGGGCGATGGAGACGCTGACCCGGGCCTGGGCCGCGGAGTTCGGGCCGCAGGGGGTCAGGGTCAACGCGATCTCCCCGGGCGTGGTCCAGACGCCCGCACCCGGCGAGACCCACCCCGGCGAGATCATGATGAAGGGCACCCCCTCAGGGGAGATGGGCACCCCGGAGGCCATCGCGAACGCCGCCGTGTACCTCGCCAGTGACGAGTCCTCGTTCGTGCACGGCACCGTGCTCGACGTGGATGGCGGCCGCACCACGGTCGCCGTCATCGCCGGCTGA
- a CDS encoding TetR/AcrR family transcriptional regulator, with protein sequence MPGKLTAKGKATRSRIVEGAAAVVRERGVAWATLDDIMARTGTSKSQLFHYFPAGKDELLVAVAQFEADQVLEDQQPYLGRLDSWESWEQWRDAVVRRYEAQGDQCPLGSLFLQIGRSTPGARAIVVELLRRWQESLAAGIRALRAAGELPADVDADTRAAALLAGIQGGVSILLSTGRSTHLRAALDQGIADLRRAGGAAA encoded by the coding sequence GTGCCCGGGAAGCTGACGGCGAAGGGGAAGGCGACGCGGAGCCGCATCGTCGAGGGGGCCGCGGCGGTGGTGCGGGAGAGAGGCGTCGCCTGGGCGACCCTGGACGACATCATGGCGCGGACCGGCACCAGCAAGAGCCAGCTCTTCCACTACTTCCCGGCAGGCAAGGACGAACTCCTTGTCGCCGTAGCCCAGTTCGAGGCGGACCAGGTCCTGGAGGACCAGCAGCCCTACCTGGGCCGCCTCGACTCGTGGGAGTCCTGGGAACAGTGGCGCGACGCGGTGGTCAGGCGCTACGAGGCGCAGGGCGACCAGTGTCCGCTCGGCTCGCTGTTCCTCCAGATCGGGCGCTCGACTCCCGGGGCGCGGGCGATCGTGGTCGAGCTGCTGCGCCGCTGGCAGGAGAGCCTCGCGGCGGGGATCCGGGCGCTGCGGGCAGCCGGTGAGCTGCCCGCGGACGTCGATGCCGATACGAGGGCGGCGGCGCTGCTGGCCGGGATCCAGGGGGGCGTGTCGATCCTGCTGTCGACGGGCCGGTCCACGCACTTGCGCGCCGCCCTCGACCAGGGGATCGCGGACCTGCGCCGCGCGGGCGGCGCCGCGGCGTGA